A genomic region of Bombus fervidus isolate BK054 chromosome 17, iyBomFerv1, whole genome shotgun sequence contains the following coding sequences:
- the Lap1 gene encoding leucine rich repeat containing protein 7 lap1 isoform X2, whose translation MGSAWWQCAACLRTQEEDICELHLNNCNLYDVPPDVFIYERTLEKLYLDANRIKDLPRPLFQCHELRVLSLSDNEVTTLPPAIASLINLEYLDLSKNSIKELPDSIKECKNLRSIDISVNPFERFPDAITHIVGLRELYINDAYIEYLPANFGRLSALKTLELRENNLMTLPKSMSRLINLQRLDIGNNDFTELPEVVGDLINLTELWIDGNDIRRVPLNINQLYRLNHFDCTMNAIHIIPSEVEGWRDISIMHLSSNEIYQLPDSLCYLRTIVTLKVDDNQLNALPNDIGQMSSLEELIVTKNFLEYLPSSIGLLRKLHCLNVDNNYLRCLPPEIGSCTALSLLSLRSNNLTRVPPELGHLSSLKVLNLVNNCIKFLPVSMLNLSNLKALWLSDNQSQPLVPLQQEFNCEEDMMVLSCFMLPQKPRQELEQVTPAVGLISSSIVGTGKRICFAAEVESEIPRQLHRAPTPYPKELRNLARHARNLHHQSAHDQRMHLEQETMIKEAIIATTTLDLTSKSGTCLSQSLFNKDSHSSLSPIEHYTSKACKNNSSTDIGTEQSVSEESSDEANKTVLAKEKSPDIREAKYIRNPTSEYLSKTPTVADYVNSTWKPDEYSKANTAKIVESDKFIEPYKTMPIAANNKNTDHVQVSKVNEVPPVPPPYHIAAAFSKKAALFQQLNQPPLDSATMAPPPIDMNISNSKISQGTEIQNYDGEPFKVEEHLYNDKFALDNTDMTNTSSNDGNINSFSGTDQHTLTDSIDPTAQSLEGDRSLKPSRIPILKTKHLESMNSISNSDLSNKCTNSSVEDYEASKILNASCIPTSPITGKKYRSPLSMQPKVLDRPKKIINGSVSNNNTSCDNLSINAINSSLVTNSNMEGISKTSSIETTNTNSSMNIKNETSSGRSTPILANNKSLNEVTNSNIDNYKVAGLNESLHSERKPRFKWMFGPHKNANVLPVQVKKNPGLGFSIAGGVAGAETGIIVTKVNPDGPAQGTLRPGDKILEVDGIDFTKSDHNNAVAVLRATGAVVSMMISRHQ comes from the exons gTATTAAAGAGCTACCAGATAGTATAAAAGAGTGTAAAAATCTTCGTTCTATAGATATCAGTGTTAATCCATTTGAACGTTTCCCTGATGCTATTACACATATTGTTGGATTAAGAGAATTGTATATAAATGATgcatatatagaatatttaccAGCAAATTTTGGAAGACTTTCAGCTTTGAAAACATTAGAACTTAGGGAAAATAACTTGATGACATTACCAAAGAGTATGAGccgtttaataaatttgcaaaGACTTGATATTGGTAATAATGATTTCACTGAATTG cCTGAAGTTGTTGGGGATCTTATCAATCTCACTGAATTGTGGATAGATGGTAATGATATTAGACGTGTACCACTCAACATTAATCAGCTTTACCGTTTAAATCATTTTGACTGTACAATGAATGCAATTCATATTATACCATCAGAAGTAGAAGGATGGagagatatttcgattatGCATCTTTcatcaaatgaaatttatcagTTACCAGATTCCCTTTGTTATCTACGTACAATTGTGACTCTTAAAGTTGATGACAATCAATTGAATGCACTGCCAAATGACATTGGACAAATGTCAAGCTTAGAGGAGCTTATAGTTACTAAGAACTTCCTTGAATATTTGCCATCATCAATAGGACTTTTGCGAAAATTACATTGTTTAAATGTAGACAATAATTACTTGAGGTGCCTTCCACCAGAGATTGGAAGTTGCACAGCATTATCATTGCTATCATTAAGATCGAACAATCTAACTCGAGTCCCACCTGAATTGGGACATCTGTCCTCTTTAAAAGTACTCAATCTTGTAAACAATTGCATCAAATTTTTGCCTGTTTCTATGTTGAATTTGAGTAATTTGAAAGCATTATGGCTGAGCGACAATCAAAGTCAACCATTAGTGCCATTGCAGCAGGAATTCAATTGTGAAGAGGATATGATGGTGTTAAGTTGCTTTATGCTCCCACAAAAACCGCGGCAAGAACTTGAAC AAGTAACACCAGCTGTAGGATTAATTTCAAGTTCGATCGTTGGTACTGGAAAAAGAATATGTTTTGCTGCTGAGGTAGAATCTGAAATCCCTAGACAACTTCATCGAGCACCGACTCCCTACCCTAAAGAGCTGCGCAACCTTGCTAGGCATGCCCGAAATTTGCATCATCAATCAGCGCATGATCAAAGA ATGCATTTAGAACAGGAGACTATGATCAAAGAAGCTATTATTGCTACAACTACTCTGGACCTTACCTCAAAATCTGGGACCTGTCTTTCAcaaagtttatttaataag GATTCACACTCATCATTATCACCAATTGAACATTATACATCAAAGGCATGCAAGAATAATAGTTCTACGGATATTGGAACAGAGCAATCTGTTTCAGAAGAATCTTCCGATGAAGCAAACAAGACCGTActtgcaaaagaaaaaagtccGGATATCCGAGAAGcaaaatatattcgtaatCCCACGTCTGAGTATCTTTCCAAAACTCCAACAGTAGCAGATTATGTAAATTCTACTTGGAAACCGGATGAGTACTCGAAGGCAAACACAGCAAAAATTGTTGAATCAGACAAATTTATTGAACCCTATAAGACTATGCCTATTGCCGCGAACAACAAAAATACCGATCATGTTCAAGTGTCGAAAGTAAATGAAGTTCCACCCGTCCCGCCACCGTACCATATTGCAGCCGCATTTTCAAAAAAGGCGGCACTTTTTCAGCAATTAAATCAAC CTCCATTAGACTCGGCGACGATGGCTCCTCCACCAATTGATATGAACATATCAAATTCGAAAATATCGCAGGGAAcggaaatacaaaattatgatGGAGAACCATTTAAAGTTGAAGAGCATTTGTACAATGACAAATTTGCGTTGGATAATACAGATATGACAAACACCTCAAGTAACGATGGAAATATAAACTCTTTTAGTGGCACCGATCAACATACATTAACGGATTCGATCGATCCAACAGCACAGTCATTAGAAGGAGATCGATCGTTAAAACCAAGTAGAATTCCTATTTTAAAGACGAAACATTTGGAAAGTATGAATTCTATTTCAAATAGCGATCTATCGAACAAATGTACAAATTCTTCTGTTGAAGACTATGAAGCTTCAAAAATATTGAACGCATCGTGTATACCAACATCTCCTATAACTgggaaaaaatatcgaagtCCGTTATCTATGCAACCTAAAGTTTTGGATCGAccaaaaaagataataaacggatctgtttcaaataataatacttccTGTGATAATTTATCCATAAATGCAATAAACTCAAGTCTAGTTACAAATTCAAATATggaaggaatttcaaaaaCTTCATCTATCGAAACGACGAATACGAACAGTTCTATGaacataaaaaatgaaactagCTCTGGTCGAAGTACTCCAATTCTagcaaataataaatctttaaatGAGGTGACCAATTCTAacattgataattataaagtTGCTGGACTGAATGAGTCATTACATTCAGAAAGGAAACCAAGATTTAAATGGATGTTCGGCCCGCACAAAAATGCTAACGTA TTGCCTGTTCAAGTGAAAAAAAATCCAGGTCTTGGTTTCAGCATTGCCGGTGGAGTGGCAGGCGCAGAAAcc GGAATAATTGTGACTAAAGTGAATCCAGATGGTCCAGCACAAGGTACCCTTCGACCAGGAGATAAGATCTTAGAAGTCGATGGTATAGATTTCACTAAATCTGATCATAACAATGCTGTCGCTGTCCTTCGAGCAACCGGAGCAGTAGTATCTATGATGATTAGTCGTCATCAATGA
- the Lap1 gene encoding leucine rich repeat containing protein 7 lap1 isoform X5: MGSAWWQCAACLRTQEEDICELHLNNCNLYDVPPDVFIYERTLEKLYLDANRIKDLPRPLFQCHELRVLSLSDNEVTTLPPAIASLINLEYLDLSKNSIKELPDSIKECKNLRSIDISVNPFERFPDAITHIVGLRELYINDAYIEYLPANFGRLSALKTLELRENNLMTLPKSMSRLINLQRLDIGNNDFTELPEVVGDLINLTELWIDGNDIRRVPLNINQLYRLNHFDCTMNAIHIIPSEVEGWRDISIMHLSSNEIYQLPDSLCYLRTIVTLKVDDNQLNALPNDIGQMSSLEELIVTKNFLEYLPSSIGLLRKLHCLNVDNNYLRCLPPEIGSCTALSLLSLRSNNLTRVPPELGHLSSLKVLNLVNNCIKFLPVSMLNLSNLKALWLSDNQSQPLVPLQQEFNCEEDMMVLSCFMLPQKPRQELEQVTPAVGLISSSIVGTGKRICFAAEVESEIPRQLHRAPTPYPKELRNLARHARNLHHQSAHDQRMHLEQETMIKEAIIATTTLDLTSKSGTCLSQSLFNKDSHSSLSPIEHYTSKACKNNSSTDIGTEQSVSEESSDEANKTVLAKEKSPDIREAKYIRNPTSEYLSKTPTVADYVNSTWKPDEYSKANTAKIVESDKFIEPYKTMPIAANNKNTDHVQVSKVNEVPPVPPPYHIAAAFSKKAALFQQLNQPAPLDSATMAPPPIDMNISNSKISQGTEIQNYDGEPFKVEEHLYNDKFALDNTDMTNTSSNDGNINSFSGTDQHTLTDSIDPTAQSLEGDRSLKPSRIPILKTKHLESMNSISNSDLSNKCTNSSVEDYEASKILNASCIPTSPITGKKYRSPLSMQPKVLDRPKKIINGSVSNNNTSCDNLSINAINSSLVTNSNMEGISKTSSIETTNTNSSMNIKNETSSGRSTPILANNKSLNEVTNSNIDNYKVAGLNESLHSERKPRFKWMFGPHKNANVLPVQVKKNPGLGFSIAGGVAGAETFYLS, encoded by the exons gTATTAAAGAGCTACCAGATAGTATAAAAGAGTGTAAAAATCTTCGTTCTATAGATATCAGTGTTAATCCATTTGAACGTTTCCCTGATGCTATTACACATATTGTTGGATTAAGAGAATTGTATATAAATGATgcatatatagaatatttaccAGCAAATTTTGGAAGACTTTCAGCTTTGAAAACATTAGAACTTAGGGAAAATAACTTGATGACATTACCAAAGAGTATGAGccgtttaataaatttgcaaaGACTTGATATTGGTAATAATGATTTCACTGAATTG cCTGAAGTTGTTGGGGATCTTATCAATCTCACTGAATTGTGGATAGATGGTAATGATATTAGACGTGTACCACTCAACATTAATCAGCTTTACCGTTTAAATCATTTTGACTGTACAATGAATGCAATTCATATTATACCATCAGAAGTAGAAGGATGGagagatatttcgattatGCATCTTTcatcaaatgaaatttatcagTTACCAGATTCCCTTTGTTATCTACGTACAATTGTGACTCTTAAAGTTGATGACAATCAATTGAATGCACTGCCAAATGACATTGGACAAATGTCAAGCTTAGAGGAGCTTATAGTTACTAAGAACTTCCTTGAATATTTGCCATCATCAATAGGACTTTTGCGAAAATTACATTGTTTAAATGTAGACAATAATTACTTGAGGTGCCTTCCACCAGAGATTGGAAGTTGCACAGCATTATCATTGCTATCATTAAGATCGAACAATCTAACTCGAGTCCCACCTGAATTGGGACATCTGTCCTCTTTAAAAGTACTCAATCTTGTAAACAATTGCATCAAATTTTTGCCTGTTTCTATGTTGAATTTGAGTAATTTGAAAGCATTATGGCTGAGCGACAATCAAAGTCAACCATTAGTGCCATTGCAGCAGGAATTCAATTGTGAAGAGGATATGATGGTGTTAAGTTGCTTTATGCTCCCACAAAAACCGCGGCAAGAACTTGAAC AAGTAACACCAGCTGTAGGATTAATTTCAAGTTCGATCGTTGGTACTGGAAAAAGAATATGTTTTGCTGCTGAGGTAGAATCTGAAATCCCTAGACAACTTCATCGAGCACCGACTCCCTACCCTAAAGAGCTGCGCAACCTTGCTAGGCATGCCCGAAATTTGCATCATCAATCAGCGCATGATCAAAGA ATGCATTTAGAACAGGAGACTATGATCAAAGAAGCTATTATTGCTACAACTACTCTGGACCTTACCTCAAAATCTGGGACCTGTCTTTCAcaaagtttatttaataag GATTCACACTCATCATTATCACCAATTGAACATTATACATCAAAGGCATGCAAGAATAATAGTTCTACGGATATTGGAACAGAGCAATCTGTTTCAGAAGAATCTTCCGATGAAGCAAACAAGACCGTActtgcaaaagaaaaaagtccGGATATCCGAGAAGcaaaatatattcgtaatCCCACGTCTGAGTATCTTTCCAAAACTCCAACAGTAGCAGATTATGTAAATTCTACTTGGAAACCGGATGAGTACTCGAAGGCAAACACAGCAAAAATTGTTGAATCAGACAAATTTATTGAACCCTATAAGACTATGCCTATTGCCGCGAACAACAAAAATACCGATCATGTTCAAGTGTCGAAAGTAAATGAAGTTCCACCCGTCCCGCCACCGTACCATATTGCAGCCGCATTTTCAAAAAAGGCGGCACTTTTTCAGCAATTAAATCAAC CAGCTCCATTAGACTCGGCGACGATGGCTCCTCCACCAATTGATATGAACATATCAAATTCGAAAATATCGCAGGGAAcggaaatacaaaattatgatGGAGAACCATTTAAAGTTGAAGAGCATTTGTACAATGACAAATTTGCGTTGGATAATACAGATATGACAAACACCTCAAGTAACGATGGAAATATAAACTCTTTTAGTGGCACCGATCAACATACATTAACGGATTCGATCGATCCAACAGCACAGTCATTAGAAGGAGATCGATCGTTAAAACCAAGTAGAATTCCTATTTTAAAGACGAAACATTTGGAAAGTATGAATTCTATTTCAAATAGCGATCTATCGAACAAATGTACAAATTCTTCTGTTGAAGACTATGAAGCTTCAAAAATATTGAACGCATCGTGTATACCAACATCTCCTATAACTgggaaaaaatatcgaagtCCGTTATCTATGCAACCTAAAGTTTTGGATCGAccaaaaaagataataaacggatctgtttcaaataataatacttccTGTGATAATTTATCCATAAATGCAATAAACTCAAGTCTAGTTACAAATTCAAATATggaaggaatttcaaaaaCTTCATCTATCGAAACGACGAATACGAACAGTTCTATGaacataaaaaatgaaactagCTCTGGTCGAAGTACTCCAATTCTagcaaataataaatctttaaatGAGGTGACCAATTCTAacattgataattataaagtTGCTGGACTGAATGAGTCATTACATTCAGAAAGGAAACCAAGATTTAAATGGATGTTCGGCCCGCACAAAAATGCTAACGTA TTGCCTGTTCAAGTGAAAAAAAATCCAGGTCTTGGTTTCAGCATTGCCGGTGGAGTGGCAGGCGCAGAAAcc TTTTACTTATCCTAG